The following are encoded together in the Salvelinus fontinalis isolate EN_2023a chromosome 38, ASM2944872v1, whole genome shotgun sequence genome:
- the rpa2 gene encoding replication protein A 32 kDa subunit yields MWNQGGSYGESNMGGGYTQSPGGFASPAASQGGEKKGRQRAQQIVPCTVSQLMSAAQAEDVFKVGEVEVAQVTIVGIIRTTDKSMTNIQYKVDDMTGAPMDVKQWVDTEDPSVDSTVIPPGTYVKVSGNLRSFQNHRSVVAFNVRPLQDMNEITSHMLEVVQAHMLLSKPQTIMMGGGGGMNTSMVPMLRPGMGGNMGGGYSGANDMSTNGLSPSQNQVLSLIRSCPDAQGISTQDLKQSLSGLSLVVIKQAVEFLSNEGHIFSTIDEDHFKSTDNDD; encoded by the exons ATGTGGAACCAAG GGGGATCATACGGTGAATCAAACATGGGTGGTGGATACACTCAGTCCCCGGGAGGATTCGCATCACCTGCTGCCTCccagggaggagagaagaaaggg AGACAACGTGCCCAACAGATTGTCCCCTGCACAGTGTCCCAGCTCATGTCTGCTGCCCAAGCGGAGGATGTCTTCAAAGTGGGAGAGGTAGAGGTTGCCCAG GTTACAATTGTGGGCATCATCAGAACCACTGACAAATCCATGACCAACATCCAGTACAAAGTCGATGACATGACAGGGGCCCCTATGGACGTGAAGCAGTGGGTAGATACAGAG GATCCCAGTGTGGACAGCACTGTCATCCCCCCAGGCACTTACGTTAAGGTCTCTGGCAATTTGCGCTCCTTCCAG AACCACAGGTCCGTGGTGGCGTTCAACGTCCGGCCCCTTCAGGACATGAACGAGATCACCTCCCACATGCTGGAGGTGGTGCAGGCACACATGTTGCTCAGCAAACCACAGACTATTATG ATGGGCGGAGGAGGGGGAATGAACACTAGCATGGTGCCCATGTTACGGCCGGGAATGGGTGGCAACATGGGAGGTGGATACTCGGGTGCTAACGACATGTCCACTAACGGCCTGAGCCCAAGCCAAAACCAG GTGCTGAGCTTGATAAGGAGCTGTCCAGACGCACAGGGTATAAGCACACAGGACTTGAAGCAGAGTCTCAGCGGCTTGAGCTTGGTTGTCATCAA GCAAGCAGTGGAGTTCCTCAGCAACGAAGGACACATCTTCTCCACCATCGACGAGGACCACTTCAAGTCTACGGACAATGATGACTAA
- the LOC129838125 gene encoding nuclear inhibitor of protein phosphatase 1-like, with the protein MATNATATNLPSFDCPTWAGKPPPGLHLDVMKGDKMVEKLIIDEKKYYLFGRNPDMCDFTIDHQSCSRVHAALVYHKHLKRVFLIDNNSTHGTYLGHIRLEPNKPQQVPIDSTMSFGASTRAYTIREKPQSQQGTNATTGDSKAGEDEEGSKGLLGLPEEETELENLTEFNTAHNKRISTLTIEEGNLEIQRPKRKRRNSRVTFNEDDEVINPEDIDPSVGRFRNMVQTAVVPIKKQKMERHGSLSMDDVVTRRIHNYTFGGGLYGDLPPTSHEVHPAGAPSGATILGGLPLPFPNPAPEVNLAPDAPQPPVTLNPVPVTGPYLSEVLNEPRKKKYAKEAWPGKKPTPSLLI; encoded by the exons ATGGCGACAAATGCAACTGCTACAAACTTACCATCTTTTGATTGTCCAACATG GGCAGGCAAGCCCCCTCCAGGACTCCATTTGGACGTGATGAAAGGTGACAAAATGGTCGAG AAACTGATCATTGACGAGAAAAAGTACTACTTATTCGGGAGGAACCCGGACATGTGTGACTTCACCATCGACCACCAGTCATGTTCACGCGTGCATGCTGCCCTGGTCTACCACAAGCACCTGAAGAGGGTGTTCCTTATTGATAACAACAGCA CGCATGGTACCTATCTGGGACACATCCGCCTGGAGCCCAATAAGCCTCAGCAGGTCCCCATAGACTCCACCATGTCGTTTGGAGCATCCACGCGAGCCTACACCATCCGGGAGAAACCTCAGAGCCAGCAAGGAACCAACGCCACCACAGGGGACAGCAAGGCCGGAGAGGACGAGGAGGGGTCTAAGGGCCTCTTAGGATTACCAGAGGAGGAGACCGAGCTAgag AACCTGACAGAGTTCAACACGGCCCACAACAAGCGCATCTCAACCCTGACCATCGAGGAGGGCAACCTAGAGATCCAGAGACCCAAGAGGAAGAGGCGGAACTCCAGAGTCACCTTCAACGAGGACGATGAGGTCATCAACCCGG AGGACATTGATCCCTCAGTTGGGCGCTTCAGGAACATGGTGCAGACTGCTGTCGTCCCTATAAAG AAACAGAAAATGGAGAGGCACGGCTCACTTAGTATGGACGACGTTGTGACGAGGCGCATCCACAACTACACCTTCGGCGGCGGCCTTTACGGGGACCTGCCACCCACCAGCCACGAGGTCCACCCCGCCGGGGCCCCGAGTGGAGCCACTATCCTGGGGGgtctccctctacccttccccaaCCCGGCCCCAGAGGTGAACCTGGCCCCGGATGCCCCCCAGCCACCTGTCACCCTCAACCCTGTCCCCGTTACAGGCCCCTATCTCTCCGAGGTCCTCAACGAGCCCCGCAAGAAAAAGTACGCTAAAGAGGCATGGCCAGGCAAGAAGCCCACCCCCTCCCTACTAATCTAA
- the LOC129838123 gene encoding protein THEMIS2-like translates to MAGTEVVMSLQDLIASLDQTCLPRILQVCSGVYFQGSVYELSGNEVCLSTGDLVKVIDIELLSVSCEDISNNEKFQLPLNHTDLFKLVPEEMPYSTVEEMVSLRPVGLDTCFPFTFTSQCVLTFENFTLGAGVAVTMLYIEQQDRGEESCVRCQLRGQQGALAEVLVPFSCRGEFYECESDQTYTLQEIISSPHLCSRRFRFSKNTKYGGSLVFSPIYQVQAIMHLRKNIVKFPSSLEVDVVDVTTQSQDLTFVTPLTLPEVFAQPDEAFPTMAEILEHHEGQPLFRCTWLAELHKGHPLVLHKRGSSAMVLASGIKGRNARQYFLVSQRYGGRLRRRPREFESVYELYAASTRALFLKVRVTRHSEELDEEGFLALSVGEQLEVLRCEKVKLPGGRTSQTMEVLVCRRLQEVGDDEEEDEEEESEVVHLPLYMQSHFVEKLTDNKKYSLKDLGKAFALPLDVKLASRDAELETDPLVGFSSLRLEATTIQPMIQASLPGKTERCFEIPTHWLNMSLSLTNDPLPLAQEYHLETVTEVTDSFYCEFRKLTASDEPPPPRPPKPSSRSKPPSGSKSSKATPSPSQPDTPCHPPKSGTLSLLSGLSLDSKKTHRPPAPLPPAITDAPPLNPRKPMTGVKSGKAQPNTYVTSISHMRNNKVPKYEVQADEGSNHDYEQVDDMLKTAQDSFLLY, encoded by the exons ATGGCAGGCACTGAAGTAGTTATGTCCCTGCAAGATTTAATTGCATCCTTGGATCAAACTTGTCTGCCACGGATTCTACAGGTTTGCTCTGGTGTATACTTTCAAG GGTCTGTTTATGAGCTGTCGGGAAACGAGGTGTGCCTATCCACGGGGGACCTGGTGAAGGTCATCGACATCGAGCTCCTGTCTGTCAGCTGTGAGGACATCAGCAACAATGAGAAGTTtcagctgcccctcaaccatacAG ATCTGTTCAAGCTGGTTCCAGAGGAGATGCCATACAGCACAGTGGAGGAGATGGTGAGCCTGAGGCCTGTAGGCCTGGACACCTGCTTTCCCTTCACCTTCACCAGCCAATGTGTGCTGACTTTTGAGAATTTCACCCTCGGTGCCGGGGTGGCCGTGACCATGCTGTACATCGAGCAGCAAGACAGGGGTGAGGAGAGCTGCGTCCGCTGTCAACTCAGAGGCCAGCAGGGGGCGTTGGCTGAAGTGCTAGTCCCCTTCTCCTGCCGTGGGGAGTTCTATGAGTGTGAGAGTGACCAGACCTACACCCTCCAGGAGATCATATCCTCGCCCCACCTCTGTAGCCGGCGCTTTCGCTTCAGCAAGAATACCAAGTACGGGGGATCGCTAGTCTTCAGCCCCATATACCAGGTCCAGGCCATCATGCACT TGAGGAAGAACATAGTCAAGTTCCCCTCCAGCTTGGAGGTGGATGTAGTTGACGTGACGACGCAATCCCAAGACTTGACATTTGTGACCCCGCTCACTCTGCCCGAGGTATTTGCCCAGCCAGACGAGGCCTTCCCCACCATGGCTGAAATACTGGAGCACCATGAGGGCCAGCCTTTGTTCCGCTGTACCTGGCTGGCTGAACTACACAAGGGCCATCCTCTAGTCCTTCACAAGCGTGGTTCCTCAGCCATGGTTCTGGCTTCGGGTATCAAGGGGCGCAATGCCCGCCAGTACTTCCTAGTGTCGCAGCGCTACGGGGGACGCCTGCGACGGAGGCCGCGGGAGTTTGAGTCAGTGTACGAGCTGTACGCCGCCTCGACCCGGGCACTGTTTCTCAAGGTCAGGGTGACGCGGCACAGTGAGGAGCTGGACGAGGAGGGGTTTCTGGCGCTCAGTGTGGGCGAGCAGCTGGAGGTGCTGCGCTGCGAGAAGGTGAAACTGCCCGGTGGAAGAACCAGCCAGACCATGGAGGTCCTTGTATGTAGACGTCTCCAAGAAGTGGGCGATgacgaggaggaggatgaagaggaggagagcgaggTGGTCCACTTGCCCCTGTACATGCAGAGCCACTTTGTGGAGAAGCTCACGGACAACAAGAAGTACAGCCTGAAGGACTTGGGCAAGGCCTTTGCCCTGCCGTTGGACGTTAAGTTGGCGAGCCGTGACGCAGAGCTGGAGACAGATCCTCTGGTGGGGTTCTCATCCCTGAGGCTGGAGGCTACTACTATACAGCCCATGATACAGGCCAGCCTTccaggaaagacagagagatgctTTGAGATACCCACTCACTGGCTTAACATGTCTTTGTCCTTAACTAATGACCCCTTGCCTTTGGCCCAAGAATATCACCTGGAGACAGTTACAGAGGTGACGGACTCATTCTATTGCGAATTTCGAAAGCTCACCGCATCAGATGAACCCCCACCACCACGTCCACCAAAGCCATCGTCAAGATCAAAGCCACCGTCAGGCTCAAAGTCTTCAAAGGCAACCCCTTCACCCTCACAACCAGACACCCCCTGCCATCCACCCAAAAGTGGCACCCTTTCCCTGTTGAGTGGTCTAAGTCTTGATAGCAAAAAGACTCACAGGCCCCCTGCTCCTCTGCCTCCG GCTATCACAGATGCCCCTCCGCTGAATCCAAGAAAGCCTATGACCGGTGTCAAGTCAGGAAAGGCTCAGCCAAACACTTATGTCACGTCTATAAGTCACATGCGCAACAATAAAG TGCCGAAATATGAGGTGCAAGCAGATGAGGGCAGCAACCATGATTATGAGCAAGTGGACGACATGTTGAAAACAGCACAGGACAGTTTTTTACTTTACTGA